Proteins from one Natrinema salinisoli genomic window:
- a CDS encoding multicopper oxidase domain-containing protein, whose product MTDGEVPDDTGNDATVDIDDIGGFDSSTRRTFLKGAGAATIANSMVGNSWAFSGNGNNRGQNGVRKFTVHAIQVDIVYNRFGLHQPNGAMYVLEENLEAARKASGVAPGDGFDLISDESGGDDVDTSVIEPLTIRANKGETVEIEFVNHLDQPASMHQTGLPQDPKDSDGMNVGYNPSTVAQPGETVTYRWEATHLGGHFFYDGAHQGFNSPDEEPATVNHLSRGLFGTLVVEPEGATWTDPVTGGPLRSGTKADIHDPNHMGTSYREFVPHYHTPSGVYLPNGTEKKWPKDSTKQTTHGINYRADGTGPRVNQTEAQLQPHSLKRLFYSSWINGDPGGGDNVFNAYKGDSIKFVPVGASLEENHVHHLHNSRWKTVPGRTDSDTIDAQTLGLGTSYPEYLIAAHGSNRGTAVHDAEQSVRQSMTYREAFDRGGAGYVHGGAGDILFHCHLFPHYAEGMWAFMRVHDKERADLQPLPNTNIVTNPSSVDLPLNDGILGSGTNIPGFPDYVPGTKGEFPPKPVAGSSGTTNPRAPTAAERKAGFTTDVDGAPYQDPVVDENAPERNHTIHVLQGKHLGDIVYNDAGDYDPESLVYVHEDDVQAAKNGDLNPEPLFIRANVGEAVNMTLVNESEFPISIHPHFVGFDNQGTDSTPSIGYQTEQSVEPGEERTYRWYADEEGPIYFHDHAVGAEEAQHGTFAGLIVEPEGSRHLDPYSGEPIESGAQAIIEVPDGTDFREFGLHYNDFVPLRDRETGEYVNQQREHNLNLGTTAINNRNAPYYHRDDDGAAYVHSSAVNGDPATPLLEAYSNDPVRIRLFQGAFEDQHNFQLHGRQIEPEGLDEQDTVSQLISPSEAFTFMIDPYDSPDTPTFDRMPNPSGLPIQDYMYGSGITDDRFTGMWGIHRVFDAAAPHLEPLPDRGTPAGKVTENQLEQMGHSAPFVGIDRLKNLGQQARLLYEAGDDRTLTPDTADRKNPNVGQKPPKPPSPGQPCGDDAPDRQYDVVAQQVDIHFNDHGDHDPHGIVFSLDEYADEVADGTRHPDPLTIRANQGDCIEVRLQNELPADLNDSHVDPPMRVEETLDTEWEPSNRVSLHPQRITYGPNGSDGATVGFNYDQTVAPGETITYRWYADDLYDNMVLTDEADVRGHRHHGAYGNLVIEPSDAVWLDSSTGEALPEGVDAIVKRPGRQSVREYTLSLSDGRYVLNSDDPDSCVVPGGPEDGNADCNTIGGFEDSGHGAINNRSEPFVRRFQTDPAQHKVFDSDVHGDPATPVYRALTGDPVKFLVHQPADKARGTSFHLSGHQWQRYRGIPESPVIGVEDRLSPGKGVRLGLTSDAGGHQQATGDYIFQETKQRRRLESGLWGIFRVRNTPSDFPNPVQPLPDLDNPVDPKQRPNWNVFHEDITRNGIDDLVIGIPESDVGGKNAGAVYIFEDHSGPVDELSNADLTLLGSRPGQGLGTTVDRRGNGNAPVLAIGTASGKEITVPAGTPAVDAIANPADTPERRFLKNTTKNTLKAVHDAEKAQNGYGNGRGNGNGGGNGNGGNGNGNDGGGNGRGNGNDGGNGRGNGNGRGNGNDGGNGRGNGNGRGNGNDGGNGRGNGNGRGNGNSGGNGRGNGNGRGNGNSGGNGRGNGNGRGNSRRSDLDDHVHSGPSTSRSEGTVGRTQFLSCTDCGQKSAPAGDASMWSVTDAADEGESGFECDSCGSLLEDTEL is encoded by the coding sequence ATGACTGATGGCGAAGTACCCGACGATACTGGAAACGACGCTACCGTCGACATAGACGATATTGGTGGGTTCGATTCGTCTACTCGACGGACGTTTCTCAAGGGTGCCGGCGCGGCGACGATCGCGAATTCGATGGTGGGTAACAGCTGGGCGTTCTCCGGAAACGGGAACAACAGGGGACAAAACGGTGTTCGCAAGTTCACCGTCCACGCGATCCAGGTCGACATCGTCTACAATCGATTCGGGTTGCATCAGCCAAACGGCGCGATGTACGTGCTCGAGGAGAATCTCGAGGCTGCGAGGAAGGCCTCGGGTGTCGCCCCCGGTGACGGGTTCGATCTGATATCGGATGAGAGTGGCGGCGACGACGTCGACACATCGGTCATCGAGCCGCTGACGATCCGGGCGAACAAGGGCGAAACCGTCGAAATCGAGTTCGTCAATCATCTCGACCAGCCGGCCTCGATGCACCAGACCGGGCTCCCGCAGGATCCGAAGGATTCTGACGGGATGAACGTCGGGTACAACCCGAGTACGGTCGCTCAGCCCGGCGAAACGGTCACGTATCGGTGGGAGGCAACCCACCTTGGTGGGCACTTCTTCTACGACGGCGCCCACCAGGGATTCAACAGCCCCGACGAGGAACCTGCAACGGTCAATCACCTCTCCCGTGGGCTGTTCGGGACGCTGGTCGTCGAGCCAGAAGGCGCGACGTGGACCGATCCGGTCACCGGCGGCCCCCTCCGGAGCGGGACGAAGGCCGACATCCACGACCCGAACCACATGGGAACGAGCTACCGTGAGTTCGTCCCGCACTACCACACACCGTCGGGGGTGTACCTCCCGAACGGCACCGAGAAGAAATGGCCGAAAGATAGTACCAAGCAAACGACACACGGTATCAACTACCGGGCTGACGGGACTGGTCCCCGCGTCAACCAGACCGAGGCCCAGCTCCAGCCCCACTCCCTCAAACGACTGTTCTACTCCTCGTGGATCAACGGTGATCCCGGTGGCGGTGACAACGTTTTCAACGCGTACAAGGGTGACTCCATCAAATTCGTGCCCGTCGGCGCCTCGCTCGAGGAGAACCACGTTCACCACCTCCACAACAGCCGGTGGAAGACCGTCCCCGGTCGAACCGATTCGGACACGATCGACGCCCAGACGCTCGGTCTCGGTACGTCGTACCCCGAGTATCTGATCGCGGCGCACGGTTCGAACAGGGGAACCGCGGTTCACGATGCGGAGCAAAGCGTCCGCCAGAGCATGACGTACAGGGAGGCCTTCGACAGGGGCGGTGCCGGCTACGTCCACGGCGGTGCCGGGGACATTCTGTTCCACTGCCACCTGTTCCCCCACTACGCGGAGGGGATGTGGGCGTTTATGCGCGTCCACGACAAGGAACGCGCCGACCTCCAGCCGCTCCCGAACACGAACATCGTTACCAACCCGTCGTCGGTCGACCTGCCGCTCAATGACGGGATCCTCGGATCGGGAACGAATATTCCCGGGTTCCCCGATTACGTCCCCGGGACGAAAGGCGAGTTCCCGCCCAAGCCCGTGGCGGGGTCGTCCGGGACGACGAACCCGCGCGCTCCGACCGCGGCCGAACGGAAGGCCGGCTTTACGACGGACGTCGACGGTGCACCGTACCAGGACCCGGTCGTGGACGAGAACGCACCGGAGCGGAACCACACGATCCACGTCCTTCAGGGGAAGCACCTCGGGGACATCGTGTACAACGACGCCGGAGATTACGATCCCGAGAGCCTGGTGTACGTCCACGAGGACGACGTCCAGGCCGCGAAGAACGGCGACCTGAACCCCGAACCGCTGTTCATCCGCGCGAACGTCGGCGAGGCGGTGAACATGACCCTCGTGAACGAGTCGGAGTTCCCGATATCGATCCATCCCCACTTCGTCGGGTTCGACAATCAGGGCACCGACTCGACCCCGTCTATCGGGTACCAGACCGAGCAAAGCGTCGAACCGGGGGAGGAACGGACCTACCGCTGGTACGCCGACGAGGAAGGCCCGATCTACTTCCACGACCACGCGGTCGGTGCAGAAGAGGCCCAGCACGGCACGTTTGCCGGTCTCATCGTCGAACCCGAAGGCTCTCGACACCTGGACCCCTACAGCGGGGAGCCGATCGAAAGCGGTGCCCAGGCCATCATCGAGGTTCCCGACGGGACCGACTTCCGCGAGTTCGGCCTCCACTACAACGACTTCGTCCCGCTGCGCGACAGAGAAACGGGTGAATACGTCAACCAGCAGCGCGAGCACAACCTGAATCTCGGGACGACCGCCATCAACAACCGGAACGCGCCGTACTACCATCGAGACGACGACGGCGCAGCGTACGTCCACAGTTCGGCGGTCAACGGGGACCCGGCGACCCCACTGCTCGAGGCCTACTCGAACGACCCGGTTCGCATTCGGCTGTTTCAGGGTGCGTTCGAGGACCAGCACAACTTCCAGCTCCACGGTCGCCAGATCGAGCCCGAAGGCCTCGACGAACAGGACACGGTGTCCCAGCTCATCAGCCCCTCGGAAGCGTTCACGTTCATGATCGACCCTTACGACTCGCCGGACACCCCTACCTTCGACCGCATGCCGAACCCGTCGGGGCTTCCGATCCAGGACTACATGTACGGGTCGGGCATTACCGACGACCGGTTCACCGGCATGTGGGGCATCCACCGCGTGTTTGATGCGGCGGCACCGCACCTCGAGCCGCTCCCCGACCGCGGGACGCCGGCGGGCAAGGTCACCGAGAACCAACTCGAGCAGATGGGCCATTCGGCACCGTTCGTCGGCATCGACCGGCTGAAGAACCTGGGTCAGCAAGCCCGGCTGCTGTACGAAGCCGGCGACGACCGAACCCTCACGCCGGATACCGCCGACCGGAAGAATCCGAACGTCGGTCAGAAGCCGCCGAAGCCGCCGTCACCGGGCCAACCCTGCGGAGACGACGCGCCCGATCGCCAGTACGACGTTGTTGCCCAGCAGGTGGACATCCACTTCAACGACCACGGTGACCACGACCCGCACGGTATCGTCTTCTCGCTCGACGAGTACGCCGACGAAGTGGCAGACGGGACCCGGCACCCCGATCCGCTTACGATTCGTGCCAACCAGGGAGATTGCATCGAAGTGCGCCTGCAAAACGAACTGCCGGCCGATCTGAACGACTCTCACGTGGACCCGCCGATGCGGGTCGAGGAGACGCTGGACACCGAGTGGGAGCCGTCGAATCGCGTTTCGTTACACCCGCAGCGAATCACCTACGGCCCCAACGGCTCGGACGGCGCGACGGTTGGGTTCAATTACGACCAGACTGTCGCACCGGGTGAGACGATAACCTACCGGTGGTACGCCGACGATCTGTACGACAACATGGTGCTCACCGACGAGGCCGACGTCCGCGGGCACCGTCACCACGGTGCGTACGGCAACCTCGTCATCGAACCGTCCGATGCCGTCTGGCTCGATTCCTCGACCGGCGAAGCGTTACCGGAGGGCGTCGATGCGATCGTCAAGCGACCAGGACGGCAATCGGTCCGCGAGTACACGCTGTCGCTGAGCGATGGTCGATACGTCCTCAACAGCGACGATCCGGACTCGTGTGTGGTCCCCGGCGGTCCGGAGGACGGCAACGCGGACTGTAACACGATCGGCGGGTTCGAAGACAGCGGCCACGGCGCGATCAACAACCGTTCCGAACCGTTCGTCCGTCGATTCCAGACCGACCCGGCACAGCACAAGGTCTTCGACTCGGACGTCCACGGTGATCCGGCGACGCCGGTGTACCGAGCACTCACCGGTGATCCGGTGAAGTTCCTGGTCCACCAGCCGGCCGACAAGGCCCGTGGCACGTCGTTCCACCTGTCGGGTCACCAGTGGCAGCGCTATCGCGGCATCCCCGAATCGCCAGTTATCGGCGTTGAGGACCGCCTCAGCCCGGGTAAGGGCGTCAGGCTGGGGCTGACCAGCGACGCTGGCGGTCACCAGCAAGCGACCGGTGACTACATCTTCCAGGAGACCAAGCAGCGCCGACGCCTCGAGTCGGGTCTCTGGGGAATTTTCCGGGTGCGGAACACGCCCAGCGACTTCCCGAATCCGGTACAGCCGCTTCCCGATCTGGACAACCCCGTCGACCCGAAGCAGCGTCCGAACTGGAACGTGTTCCACGAAGACATCACGCGGAACGGGATCGACGACTTGGTGATCGGCATTCCTGAGAGCGACGTCGGTGGGAAAAACGCCGGCGCAGTGTACATCTTCGAAGACCATTCGGGGCCCGTCGACGAACTGTCCAATGCCGACTTGACGTTGCTTGGGAGCAGGCCCGGACAAGGTCTCGGTACGACCGTCGATAGACGGGGCAACGGAAACGCGCCGGTACTCGCCATCGGAACGGCATCCGGCAAAGAGATCACTGTCCCTGCGGGAACCCCGGCGGTCGACGCAATCGCAAACCCGGCCGACACGCCCGAGCGTCGCTTCCTGAAAAATACCACCAAGAACACCCTCAAAGCTGTCCACGACGCCGAAAAGGCCCAGAACGGTTACGGAAACGGTCGTGGTAACGGGAACGGCGGTGGTAACGGAAACGGCGGGAATGGCAATGGAAACGATGGCGGCGGAAACGGTCGTGGTAACGGAAACGACGGTGGAAACGGCCGTGGCAACGGTAACGGTCGTGGTAACGGAAACGACGGTGGAAACGGCCGTGGCAACGGTAACGGTCGTGGTAACGGAAACGACGGTGGAAACGGCCGTGGCAACGGTAACGGCCGTGGCAATGGAAACAGCGGTGGAAACGGCCGTGGCAACGGTAACGGCCGTGGCAATGGAAACAGCGGTGGAAACGGCCGTGGCAACGGAAATGGCCGTGGTAACAGTAGGCGTTCAGATCTTGACGATCACGTTCACAGCGGTCCGTCCACATCACGGTCTGAGGGGACGGTCGGTCGGACGCAGTTCCTCAGCTGTACCGATTGCGGACAGAAAAGCGCTCCAGCCGGCGATGCGAGCATGTGGAGCGTAACGGACGCAGCCGACGAGGGAGAATCGGGCTTCGAGTGCGATTCCTGTGGTTCCCTCCTGGAGGATACCGAGCTATGA
- a CDS encoding MBL fold metallo-hydrolase: MIQSDWGDWLVRDVEDANPDGVAVWYLGCNGFVLKGTEGTTIYIDPYLGLGDPPRTVRMIPVPFDPTDVEEADAVLATHEHTDHVHGPSQAPILANTGATFYAPDDSLAVARDDEVWTDEWAVTDDQLSEVTEGDTLELGEFTIHVEEANDPDATHPVSYVFEHDAGTFFHGGDTKPSGEFDRIGDEYDIDLAALAFGTVGRIPDKQTREPKRTRWYNDENQIVECAAALQCDRLLPSHWDMWKGLTADPTALHHHAKGFDHPQRLAVVEIGDRVEL, translated from the coding sequence ATGATTCAAAGCGACTGGGGAGACTGGCTCGTCCGCGATGTCGAGGACGCGAATCCGGACGGCGTCGCGGTCTGGTATCTCGGCTGTAACGGCTTCGTTCTCAAGGGGACCGAGGGAACGACGATCTACATCGACCCGTATCTCGGGCTGGGCGATCCACCCCGGACGGTCCGGATGATTCCCGTCCCGTTCGACCCGACCGACGTCGAGGAAGCCGACGCCGTCCTCGCGACGCACGAACACACGGACCACGTCCACGGACCGAGCCAGGCACCGATCCTCGCGAACACGGGCGCGACCTTCTACGCACCCGACGACAGCCTCGCAGTCGCCCGCGACGACGAGGTCTGGACCGACGAGTGGGCCGTCACGGACGACCAGCTGTCCGAAGTCACCGAAGGCGACACGCTTGAGCTCGGCGAGTTCACGATTCACGTCGAGGAGGCGAACGACCCCGACGCGACCCACCCGGTGAGTTACGTGTTCGAACACGACGCGGGGACCTTCTTCCACGGCGGGGACACGAAGCCGAGCGGCGAGTTCGACCGGATCGGCGACGAGTACGACATCGACCTCGCGGCGCTCGCCTTCGGGACCGTTGGTCGGATTCCCGACAAACAGACCCGCGAACCGAAGCGAACCCGCTGGTACAACGACGAGAACCAGATCGTCGAGTGCGCCGCCGCCCTCCAGTGCGATCGACTCCTCCCGAGTCACTGGGACATGTGGAAGGGGCTCACCGCCGATCCGACGGCGCTTCACCACCACGCGAAGGGGTTCGATCATCCGCAGCGACTCGCGGTCGTCGAGATCGGTGACCGCGTCGAGCTGTAA
- a CDS encoding AAA family ATPase, whose translation MSSTADTDDVIEVNTDGLSVRKTFAADEFPVPAIRFEIESDRSDPVTFQLSEDIPESFPMDKVGFHPDFHSDDWTAFQDHHVEFTATLEPGERLETVYGIQIDDESRAAEFLVEPTIVERDGTDDDSDADEVDDEVIGNIVSDDQNQAVKDMISGASDSVPGLETDESDEASAGSGAEDDAAGTEDDATDDSGGLDLDLGDVDPDPEPVDADADDAEEDDTPDIDLGFEEEEIPEPDTDTDSPDGDDEDDEPTVELDLGTDTDDTESAEADDESAETDPEIDLDLEESAASVEEDDEAAEESDAVEAADSDDESEPASDETEAEPELDAESEVESESDEPTEIDEPDAGDDEPGTTGVEAAAAAATADSTDGSATSAETGPNTGPEFGGSIAARLATEIRDGEVDDDDLDAIQSALDLEPSGPDIAKVEHLQSRVEEVASYTDALETFLEENGTGAQLIEDLQTDLEELEEDVTDLTDWNGDLEADLNEIDDAVDELEGEVDELAGDIDSVDDDVTTVSEDLETVEDDLETVEGDLETVEDELESVQEDVTDIQEWRDQLGSMFSE comes from the coding sequence ATGAGTAGCACCGCCGACACGGACGACGTGATCGAGGTCAATACCGACGGACTCTCCGTCCGAAAGACGTTCGCGGCGGACGAGTTTCCCGTCCCTGCGATCCGATTCGAGATCGAGTCGGATCGGTCCGACCCTGTAACGTTCCAGCTCTCCGAGGACATCCCCGAATCGTTCCCGATGGACAAAGTCGGGTTCCACCCTGATTTTCACAGCGACGACTGGACGGCGTTCCAGGACCACCACGTCGAGTTCACCGCGACGCTCGAGCCCGGCGAGCGCCTCGAGACGGTCTACGGCATCCAGATCGACGACGAGAGTCGAGCCGCCGAGTTCCTCGTCGAGCCGACGATCGTCGAACGCGACGGCACCGACGACGATTCGGATGCCGACGAAGTCGACGACGAGGTCATCGGAAACATCGTTTCCGACGATCAGAACCAGGCCGTCAAAGACATGATCTCCGGCGCATCGGACTCCGTGCCGGGGCTCGAGACCGACGAGTCCGACGAGGCGTCGGCCGGCTCCGGCGCGGAAGACGACGCTGCCGGAACCGAGGACGACGCTACGGACGACTCCGGCGGCCTCGACCTCGATCTCGGTGATGTTGATCCCGACCCAGAGCCGGTCGACGCCGACGCGGACGACGCCGAGGAGGACGACACGCCCGACATCGACCTCGGATTCGAGGAAGAGGAGATCCCGGAGCCGGACACCGACACCGACTCTCCCGACGGTGACGACGAGGACGACGAGCCAACCGTCGAACTCGATCTCGGAACCGACACGGACGACACCGAATCGGCCGAGGCCGACGACGAGTCTGCCGAAACCGACCCCGAGATCGATCTCGATCTCGAGGAATCGGCGGCGTCCGTCGAGGAAGACGACGAAGCGGCCGAAGAGTCCGACGCCGTCGAGGCGGCAGATTCGGACGACGAGTCGGAGCCCGCGTCCGACGAAACCGAAGCCGAGCCGGAACTCGACGCCGAGTCCGAGGTCGAATCTGAGTCGGATGAGCCGACCGAGATCGACGAACCGGACGCCGGAGACGACGAACCCGGAACGACCGGCGTCGAAGCTGCGGCCGCGGCGGCCACGGCCGACAGCACCGACGGATCGGCCACATCGGCCGAGACGGGACCGAATACCGGCCCCGAGTTCGGCGGATCGATCGCGGCCCGTCTCGCGACCGAGATCCGCGACGGGGAGGTCGACGACGACGATCTCGACGCCATTCAGTCCGCACTCGACCTCGAGCCGTCGGGCCCCGACATCGCGAAGGTCGAGCACCTCCAGAGCCGCGTCGAGGAGGTCGCCTCCTACACCGACGCGCTCGAGACGTTCCTCGAGGAGAACGGAACCGGCGCACAGCTCATCGAGGACCTGCAAACGGATCTCGAGGAACTCGAGGAGGACGTCACCGATCTCACCGACTGGAACGGTGATCTCGAGGCCGACCTGAACGAGATCGACGACGCCGTCGACGAACTCGAGGGAGAGGTCGACGAACTGGCGGGAGACATCGATTCGGTCGACGACGACGTCACGACGGTGTCGGAGGACCTCGAGACGGTCGAGGACGACCTGGAAACCGTCGAAGGAGATCTCGAGACGGTCGAGGACGAACTCGAGTCGGTACAGGAGGACGTGACCGACATTCAGGAGTGGCGCGACCAGCTCGGGTCGATGTTCTCGGAGTAA
- a CDS encoding DUF7344 domain-containing protein: MSNSASSGSTAGGRDDLFDALADGRRRAVVRLVHERSPLGIEKDDLAFQFAAVMTDKRLAAVTDDDHQRARIELHHTLLPRLTDAGFLEEVDGAVRTTEHGAFDAAGLEAAISAGRGDDPAELDAVFEALADERRRTVLGVLSNQYHQIATETLARDVAAREADATEREVSQERVDEVLTSLVHVHLPLLSDAALVGYDADGHRVSYEGHPAVRTEWVQPAPDVATTDDTAETVTEGTDVRTLEGRESIVATGQSLCERADDELFLMFTTTGMLEEGCFRRIEDAVDRGVDVYLGSRDQRVRDLVRERVPGVVLWEPQTDWLNLPQEGESVGRLVFADREAVMLGTFAQPTPDGDEIVETAILGDGPRNGLVVLMRQMLDARIDGLSARNDDRVLQFSL, encoded by the coding sequence ATGAGTAACTCAGCTTCGAGCGGATCCACGGCCGGTGGACGCGACGATCTCTTCGACGCCCTCGCCGACGGCCGCCGACGGGCCGTCGTTCGTCTCGTCCACGAGCGATCGCCCCTGGGAATCGAGAAAGACGATCTTGCGTTCCAGTTCGCGGCAGTAATGACGGACAAACGACTCGCTGCGGTCACCGACGACGACCACCAGCGGGCGCGCATCGAGCTTCACCACACGCTGCTGCCCCGCCTGACCGACGCCGGTTTCCTCGAGGAAGTCGACGGCGCGGTCCGAACGACCGAGCACGGGGCGTTCGACGCGGCTGGGCTCGAGGCAGCCATCTCGGCCGGACGCGGCGACGATCCGGCCGAGCTGGACGCCGTCTTCGAAGCGCTGGCCGACGAGCGTCGCCGAACGGTCCTCGGCGTTCTCAGTAACCAGTACCACCAGATCGCGACCGAAACGCTCGCTCGCGACGTCGCGGCCCGCGAGGCCGACGCGACCGAGCGCGAGGTTTCTCAGGAGCGCGTCGACGAGGTGCTGACGTCGCTCGTTCACGTCCACCTCCCGTTGCTGTCCGACGCTGCCCTCGTCGGCTACGACGCTGACGGCCACCGGGTTTCCTACGAGGGCCATCCCGCCGTTCGCACCGAATGGGTTCAGCCCGCCCCCGATGTCGCGACCACTGACGACACCGCCGAGACCGTCACCGAAGGGACCGACGTCCGGACGCTCGAGGGGCGAGAGTCCATCGTCGCGACCGGTCAGTCCCTCTGTGAGCGGGCCGACGACGAGCTCTTCCTCATGTTCACGACGACGGGGATGCTCGAGGAAGGATGTTTCCGACGGATCGAGGATGCGGTGGATCGCGGCGTCGACGTCTACCTCGGCTCGCGGGACCAGCGCGTTCGCGACCTCGTCCGGGAGCGGGTGCCCGGAGTCGTCCTCTGGGAGCCCCAGACGGACTGGCTCAACCTGCCGCAGGAGGGCGAATCGGTCGGGCGGCTCGTGTTCGCCGACCGCGAAGCCGTGATGCTGGGCACGTTCGCACAGCCGACGCCGGACGGCGACGAGATCGTCGAAACGGCGATTCTGGGCGACGGGCCGCGTAACGGACTCGTCGTCCTCATGCGTCAGATGCTCGACGCACGGATCGACGGACTCAGTGCACGGAACGACGATCGCGTCCTCCAGTTCTCTCTGTAG
- the dph2 gene encoding diphthamide biosynthesis enzyme Dph2 yields the protein MSQESEYTEGDLRNTGMSLKHDREWDYELEEIVDAIEERDATKVGLQFPEGLKRRGPAVADDLRELADDDVTFMLSGQPCYGACDLDTYLMKRTDVFVHFGHSPMKDTDKVIYVPLFSNVEVTPIMEESLETLEPPEETEGVGLVTTAQHMNRYDEMKAFLEERGYEVHSRRGDERLTHEGQVLGCNYASADVPADQVLYVGGGKFHPLGLAMEHPDKHVVIADPVNNVVTVADTDKFMKQRYGAIHRAMDAEKWGVIFCTKIGQGRWEMAQNILDDNDNAYLITMDEVTPDRLRNFDMDAFVNTGCPRITTDDGPQFHKPMLTPGEYRIAVGDEPLDSLSFDTFHGTW from the coding sequence ATGAGTCAGGAGTCGGAGTACACCGAGGGGGACCTCCGGAACACCGGAATGAGTCTGAAGCACGATCGGGAGTGGGACTACGAACTCGAGGAGATCGTCGACGCGATCGAGGAGCGCGACGCGACGAAAGTCGGACTGCAGTTCCCCGAGGGACTGAAACGACGCGGGCCGGCTGTCGCCGACGACCTCCGGGAGCTGGCCGACGACGACGTGACGTTCATGCTCTCGGGACAGCCGTGTTACGGCGCCTGCGACCTCGACACCTATCTGATGAAACGCACCGACGTGTTCGTTCACTTCGGCCACTCGCCGATGAAGGACACGGACAAGGTGATCTACGTGCCGCTGTTCTCCAACGTCGAGGTCACGCCGATCATGGAGGAGTCCCTCGAGACGCTCGAGCCGCCCGAGGAGACCGAGGGCGTCGGTCTCGTCACGACGGCCCAGCACATGAACCGCTACGACGAAATGAAGGCCTTTCTCGAGGAGCGGGGCTACGAGGTCCACAGCCGTCGCGGTGACGAACGGCTCACTCACGAGGGACAGGTGCTCGGGTGCAACTACGCGAGCGCGGACGTGCCCGCGGACCAGGTCCTGTACGTCGGCGGCGGGAAGTTCCACCCGCTCGGGCTGGCGATGGAACACCCCGACAAACACGTCGTCATCGCTGACCCGGTCAACAACGTCGTCACCGTCGCGGACACGGACAAGTTCATGAAACAGCGCTACGGCGCCATCCACCGCGCGATGGACGCCGAGAAGTGGGGCGTCATCTTCTGTACCAAGATCGGCCAGGGTCGCTGGGAGATGGCCCAAAATATCCTCGACGACAACGACAACGCCTACCTCATCACGATGGACGAAGTGACGCCGGATCGACTCCGGAACTTCGACATGGACGCGTTCGTCAACACCGGCTGTCCGCGGATCACGACCGACGACGGGCCGCAGTTCCACAAACCGATGCTCACACCCGGCGAGTACCGGATCGCCGTCGGCGACGAGCCACTCGACAGTCTCTCGTTCGACACGTTCCACGGGACCTGGTAG
- a CDS encoding tyrosine-type recombinase/integrase: MATEPGTDAPEDVTDPISYFLDDQRYHGKSERTLEAYERVLRRFEAFLRERFDIDAVGAAQRRECMAWIHSLRGAFESSTIATYASYLNRFYDYMTRVGVFDDNPMALVMEEMSESIDTNPTRRDISVDEMRSFVEAIAHPLERAVVVTLLKTGMRVGELCNLDLRDLYLEIPELDLEWTPRVGLERRPSSVFISSEPARGTGINGEERTASNKRKRDTVVPVDGELRRALLEWLAIRPDAVSSARPLFLDTRDSWGERLTPSDVRYIVEKHARERGWYRTGGGTQENVTPHYFRHFFTTHLRDRTGDRGIVQYLRGDVAGDVIDTYTHNWGDRVRETYLGCIYTVTGQRK, from the coding sequence ATGGCGACTGAACCCGGGACCGACGCCCCCGAGGACGTGACGGATCCGATCTCGTACTTCCTCGACGACCAGCGGTATCACGGCAAGAGCGAACGGACGCTCGAGGCCTACGAGCGCGTGCTCCGACGGTTCGAGGCGTTCCTCCGCGAGCGATTCGATATCGATGCGGTCGGAGCGGCCCAGCGCCGGGAGTGTATGGCCTGGATCCACTCGCTGCGCGGGGCGTTCGAATCCAGCACGATCGCCACCTACGCCTCTTATCTCAACCGGTTCTACGACTACATGACTCGGGTCGGCGTCTTCGACGACAATCCGATGGCCCTCGTCATGGAGGAGATGTCCGAATCGATCGACACGAACCCCACCCGACGAGATATCTCGGTCGACGAAATGCGATCGTTCGTCGAGGCGATCGCACACCCCCTCGAGCGGGCCGTCGTCGTCACCCTGTTGAAGACCGGAATGCGCGTCGGTGAACTCTGTAACCTCGATCTCCGGGATCTTTACCTCGAGATACCGGAACTCGACCTCGAGTGGACGCCCCGGGTCGGGCTCGAGCGGCGTCCGTCGTCCGTTTTCATCTCCTCGGAACCGGCCCGTGGCACGGGTATCAACGGCGAAGAACGGACGGCATCGAACAAGCGAAAGCGGGACACGGTGGTTCCGGTGGACGGCGAGCTTCGTCGCGCACTACTCGAGTGGCTGGCGATCCGTCCGGACGCCGTCTCGTCGGCGCGGCCGCTCTTTCTCGATACTCGCGATTCGTGGGGCGAGCGGCTCACTCCCTCGGACGTTCGCTATATCGTCGAGAAACACGCTCGAGAGCGCGGTTGGTACCGGACCGGCGGCGGAACGCAAGAGAACGTCACGCCACACTATTTCCGACACTTCTTCACCACCCACCTCCGGGATCGAACTGGCGATCGGGGTATCGTCCAGTACCTCCGGGGCGACGTCGCCGGCGACGTGATCGATACCTACACCCACAACTGGGGGGATCGGGTCCGCGAGACCTACCTCGGGTGTATCTATACCGTAACTGGACAACGAAAATAA